In the Chlorobium limicola DSM 245 genome, one interval contains:
- a CDS encoding TIGR00282 family metallophosphoesterase, producing MAQKTVKVMFIGDVVGTPGLKMVDLWLKNFIKKYSVDFVVCNGENAHHGKGMSLEALGQLLEAGVNVVTGGNHTWSNFNFFDTLKSHSQVLRPLNYPKGTYGRGYGIYKLPEGMGDIAVINLQGRTFMYPIDCPFRTADWVLKQIKEQIKEQVRFIIVDFHAEATAEKIALGWYLDGRVSAVLGTHTHIQTADERILPKGTGYCSDAGMTGPHHSVIGMQIKSATDRMLFQTPHKYECAEDDVHFAGIVLSLDRSSGKTVGIQRIFYPEFDRGEIA from the coding sequence ATGGCACAGAAAACCGTAAAGGTGATGTTCATCGGAGATGTTGTCGGTACTCCGGGTTTGAAAATGGTCGATTTATGGCTGAAAAATTTCATAAAAAAGTACAGCGTCGATTTTGTCGTCTGCAATGGCGAAAATGCCCATCACGGCAAGGGAATGAGCCTTGAGGCGCTCGGGCAGCTTCTCGAGGCCGGGGTCAACGTCGTGACCGGCGGTAACCATACCTGGAGCAATTTCAACTTTTTCGATACCCTGAAGTCACATTCGCAGGTTTTGCGTCCGCTGAACTATCCCAAGGGCACCTACGGAAGGGGTTACGGTATTTACAAGCTTCCGGAAGGGATGGGAGACATTGCCGTGATCAATCTTCAGGGAAGAACCTTCATGTACCCTATCGACTGTCCGTTCAGAACCGCAGACTGGGTGCTCAAGCAGATAAAGGAGCAGATCAAGGAACAGGTTCGTTTTATTATCGTCGATTTTCATGCGGAAGCCACAGCTGAAAAGATCGCACTCGGCTGGTACCTTGACGGACGGGTGTCGGCGGTTCTCGGAACCCATACCCATATACAGACGGCCGATGAACGCATTCTGCCCAAAGGCACCGGCTACTGCTCGGACGCCGGAATGACCGGTCCGCATCATTCCGTTATCGGCATGCAGATCAAATCGGCAACCGACAGAATGCTTTTTCAGACGCCCCACAAGTATGAATGCGCCGAAGACGATGTGCATTTTGCCGGAATTGTGCTCTCCCTTGACCGCTCGAGCGGAAAGACGGTCGGGATTCAGCGGATTTTCTACCCGGAATTCGATCGAGGCGAGATTGCTTGA
- the fbp gene encoding class 1 fructose-bisphosphatase, whose protein sequence is MNLVTIERHILEQQKFFPEASGELTDLLTDVAFAAKLVRREVVRAGLVDILGFAGTTNVQGEEVKKLDLFANEKIINAIGQHGRFAVMGSEENDGIIIPPKNETGNYALLFDPLDGSSNIDVNVSVGTIFSIYRLKGDDPGKASISDCLQQGSEQVAAGYVIYGSSVVMVYTTGNGVHGFTYDPTIGEFLLSHENIVTPKTGKYYSINEGSYAQFNEGTKKYLDYIKEEDPATGRPYSTRYIGSLVADFHRNLLTGGVFVYPPTTTHTNGKLRLMYEANPLAFICEQAGGRATDGRNRILDIQPTALHQRTPLYIGSEDDVIVAEEFEQGVR, encoded by the coding sequence ATGAACCTTGTCACCATCGAACGGCACATTCTTGAACAGCAGAAATTTTTCCCTGAAGCGAGCGGCGAACTGACCGATCTGCTCACCGATGTGGCATTTGCCGCAAAACTGGTTCGCCGCGAAGTGGTTCGGGCCGGTCTTGTCGATATTCTCGGTTTTGCAGGCACCACGAATGTTCAGGGTGAGGAGGTAAAAAAACTCGATCTGTTCGCAAACGAAAAGATCATCAACGCCATCGGACAGCATGGGCGCTTCGCCGTTATGGGTTCCGAGGAAAACGACGGCATCATCATTCCTCCAAAGAATGAAACAGGCAATTACGCGCTGCTTTTCGACCCGCTTGACGGCTCGTCGAATATCGATGTCAACGTCAGCGTGGGGACCATTTTCTCCATCTACAGGCTCAAAGGCGACGATCCCGGCAAGGCAAGCATCAGCGACTGTCTGCAGCAAGGCAGCGAGCAGGTTGCCGCCGGTTACGTTATCTACGGTTCATCGGTCGTCATGGTGTACACCACCGGCAACGGCGTGCACGGGTTCACCTACGACCCGACCATCGGCGAGTTCCTTCTTTCCCACGAAAACATCGTGACCCCGAAAACCGGTAAATACTACTCGATCAACGAAGGCTCCTACGCCCAGTTCAACGAAGGCACAAAAAAATATCTCGACTATATCAAAGAGGAAGACCCGGCAACAGGCCGTCCCTACAGCACCCGTTATATCGGCTCGCTGGTTGCCGACTTCCACCGCAATCTCCTGACCGGCGGAGTCTTTGTCTACCCCCCGACGACCACGCACACAAATGGAAAACTTCGGCTCATGTATGAAGCCAACCCTCTCGCATTTATCTGCGAGCAGGCCGGCGGCAGAGCGACCGACGGCAGAAATCGGATTCTCGATATCCAGCCGACTGCTCTGCATCAGAGAACTCCGCTCTACATAGGAAGCGAAGATGACGTCATCGTAGCCGAAGAGTTCGAACAGGGAGTGAGGTAG
- the recJ gene encoding single-stranded-DNA-specific exonuclease RecJ yields MKRYSWVRLEPQEKQVSLLAGAINVSHPLARALCNRGITTFEEAKTFFRPSISQLSSPFLLQNMERAAERVIAALNNHEKILLYGDYDVDGTTGTALLCLFLRDQGAEVFYYINDRFTEGYGLSSEGIAYAEKSGVSLIITIDCGIRAGEAIERCAQAGIDVIVCDHHEPDELPPAFAILNPKVPECTYPFRELCGCAVAFRLVQAVAERLGAGEESWKQYLDLVAIATAADMVSLEKENRILVNEGLKRIRISPRKSLSGMLSVMGIDAGTMTMYHIAFGLAPRINAAGRMHSAHLAVEWLLAATETGALETAQALDRMNLERREIDTAIFSRADRMIEGHFASYCSSIVLYDEEWHLGVLGIVASRMLEKYYLPTVIMGSMNGMIKGSVRSVEGINIYEVLQECSDHLVQFGGHNQAAGITLRPEDLAGFRKKFDNICAALLPADKRQKELVIDSSLQLEEITANFMNVLDQFAPYGFGNREPVFETSAVVLVGRPRLLKEKHVKFSVRDGNGRLFDVIGFDRKDVFQILDADPGIRFSMAYSLEKRSWNNREQWQLRLKDLDAGKSVS; encoded by the coding sequence ATGAAACGCTACAGCTGGGTACGGCTTGAACCACAGGAAAAGCAGGTTTCTCTTCTGGCTGGCGCGATCAATGTCAGCCATCCTCTTGCACGGGCATTATGCAATCGGGGGATAACCACGTTTGAAGAGGCCAAAACATTTTTTCGCCCTTCAATCAGCCAGCTCTCATCTCCCTTTCTGCTGCAGAATATGGAGCGTGCGGCAGAACGGGTTATTGCCGCCTTGAACAACCATGAAAAAATTCTGCTTTACGGCGACTATGACGTGGATGGAACAACCGGCACGGCGCTGCTCTGTTTGTTTCTCAGGGATCAGGGGGCGGAAGTTTTCTACTATATAAACGACCGCTTTACCGAAGGATACGGTCTTTCGTCAGAGGGCATAGCGTATGCCGAAAAATCCGGGGTATCGCTTATCATTACGATTGATTGCGGCATTCGGGCCGGAGAGGCAATTGAACGGTGCGCACAGGCCGGTATCGATGTAATTGTGTGCGATCACCATGAACCGGATGAACTGCCGCCCGCCTTTGCCATTCTCAACCCCAAGGTGCCGGAGTGTACCTATCCATTCCGGGAGCTCTGCGGCTGTGCCGTTGCCTTTCGTCTCGTTCAGGCCGTTGCGGAACGACTTGGCGCCGGCGAAGAGAGCTGGAAGCAATATCTCGATCTTGTTGCCATAGCAACAGCCGCCGATATGGTGTCGCTGGAAAAGGAGAACCGCATCCTTGTCAATGAGGGGCTGAAGCGGATCAGGATATCTCCGCGAAAAAGCCTTTCCGGCATGCTTTCTGTCATGGGAATCGATGCCGGTACGATGACCATGTATCATATTGCTTTCGGTCTTGCGCCGAGGATCAATGCCGCAGGACGGATGCATTCGGCACATCTTGCCGTTGAATGGCTGCTTGCCGCAACGGAAACAGGAGCTCTTGAAACAGCGCAGGCGCTCGACCGGATGAATCTGGAGCGCCGTGAGATCGACACCGCTATTTTTTCAAGGGCTGACAGAATGATCGAGGGGCATTTCGCTTCATACTGTTCTTCAATTGTGCTCTACGATGAGGAGTGGCATCTTGGCGTGCTCGGCATCGTCGCTTCCAGAATGCTTGAAAAGTATTATCTGCCGACCGTAATCATGGGCAGCATGAACGGCATGATCAAAGGCTCGGTGAGGAGTGTCGAGGGGATCAATATTTATGAGGTTCTCCAGGAGTGCAGCGATCATCTCGTTCAGTTTGGCGGCCATAACCAGGCAGCCGGCATAACGCTCAGGCCGGAAGATCTGGCCGGTTTCAGAAAGAAGTTCGACAACATATGCGCAGCTCTGCTTCCCGCGGATAAACGGCAGAAAGAGCTCGTCATCGATTCGTCGCTGCAGCTCGAGGAGATTACTGCCAATTTCATGAATGTGCTCGATCAGTTTGCTCCATACGGGTTTGGAAACCGCGAACCGGTTTTCGAGACTTCTGCAGTAGTGCTTGTCGGGCGTCCGCGACTGCTTAAGGAAAAGCATGTGAAATTTTCGGTTCGCGACGGAAACGGACGTCTTTTCGATGTGATCGGGTTTGACCGGAAGGATGTTTTTCAGATTCTCGACGCCGATCCGGGCATACGGTTCTCGATGGCCTATTCGCTCGAGAAAAGGAGCTGGAATAACCGCGAACAGTGGCAGCTCCGGCTCAAGGACCTTGATGCCGGGAAATCCGTATCCTGA